A region from the Cyprinus carpio isolate SPL01 chromosome A8, ASM1834038v1, whole genome shotgun sequence genome encodes:
- the LOC109063573 gene encoding insulin-like growth factor I isoform X2, with product MPSDGMPTCHARRLQMLRGFLLKVPSWRSVCVLYSLYCVLILPDAGEAAKARCGRELVADLEFVCGDRGFYRGKPGAARSGGPRSRGKGIVEQCCVRGCDLQHLESYCAKPKRVQRDVPASLQQTLEDQFWLVFLRQYQKHAEMNRDEEAASERLRERMLYRWHSRDSVLLTNPPPNTTASFH from the exons atGCCGTCAGACGGAATGCCAACCTGTCATGCCAGACGGCTTCAGATGCTTAGAGGATTCCTGCTGAAG GTGCCCAGCTGGCGAAGTGTGTGTGTCCTCTATTCCCTGTACTGCGTCCTGATCCTGCCAGACGCCGGCGAGGCTGCCAAAGCACGCTGTGGACGAGAACTAGTTGCTGACCTGGAGTTTGTGTGTGGGGACCGTGGCTTTTACAGAG GCAAACCTGGAGCAGCCCGTAGCGGCGGTCCTCGCTCTCGTGGGAAAGGGATCGTAGAGCAGTGTTGTGTGCGTGGATGTGACCTCCAGCATTTGGAGTCGTACTGTGCAAAACCCAAAAGGGTGCAGCGTGATGTCCCTGCATCTCTGCAACAGACTCTG GAAGATCAGTTTTGGCTTGTGTTTCTGAGGCAATACCAGAAGCATGCAGAGATGAACAGAGATGAGGAGGCTGCTTCTGAAAGACTCAGAGAGCGAATGCTTTACCGATGGCACTCCAGAGATTCAGTATTACTAACCAACCCACCCCCCAACACAACAGCATCCTTCCACTGA
- the LOC109063573 gene encoding insulin-like growth factor I isoform X1 gives MQSVFKASCRAKPSGLFVHAFRSVRFAKQNVFRASSVKHCIHCFDRKECICLIRCRWLRVCFWWQVPSWRSVCVLYSLYCVLILPDAGEAAKARCGRELVADLEFVCGDRGFYRGKPGAARSGGPRSRGKGIVEQCCVRGCDLQHLESYCAKPKRVQRDVPASLQQTLEDQFWLVFLRQYQKHAEMNRDEEAASERLRERMLYRWHSRDSVLLTNPPPNTTASFH, from the exons ATGCAGTCTGTATTCAAAGCATCGTGCAGAGCAAAGCCATCTGGACTTTTCGTACATGCTTTCAGATCAGTAAGGTttgcaaaacaaaatgtattcagaGCGTCATCCGTCAAGCATTGTATCCATTGCTTTGACAGAAAGGAGTGTATCTGTCTGATAAGATGCAGGTGGCTGAGAGTTTGTTTCTGGTGGCAGGTGCCCAGCTGGCGAAGTGTGTGTGTCCTCTATTCCCTGTACTGCGTCCTGATCCTGCCAGACGCCGGCGAGGCTGCCAAAGCACGCTGTGGACGAGAACTAGTTGCTGACCTGGAGTTTGTGTGTGGGGACCGTGGCTTTTACAGAG GCAAACCTGGAGCAGCCCGTAGCGGCGGTCCTCGCTCTCGTGGGAAAGGGATCGTAGAGCAGTGTTGTGTGCGTGGATGTGACCTCCAGCATTTGGAGTCGTACTGTGCAAAACCCAAAAGGGTGCAGCGTGATGTCCCTGCATCTCTGCAACAGACTCTG GAAGATCAGTTTTGGCTTGTGTTTCTGAGGCAATACCAGAAGCATGCAGAGATGAACAGAGATGAGGAGGCTGCTTCTGAAAGACTCAGAGAGCGAATGCTTTACCGATGGCACTCCAGAGATTCAGTATTACTAACCAACCCACCCCCCAACACAACAGCATCCTTCCACTGA
- the LOC109063596 gene encoding uncharacterized protein LOC109063596, with translation MENFVVYIPKEACVKNMPLQSLSSSTARKISVALFPHGSEKQVPQTVTRICPVELREKEVAVGKDRREPVPLSQRELVSKITPGQFSLPVVSSSKTAFKALRRILKEHKPEIQFSGLDSEAASLPSIRNSDVRRNAIILYNGQIFLSVRRVRLQNSPSAPPAVCPVSPSQQNQINTSRCQAQALLETSPRPQQSKSQDVQTPVRDLDINTLLNKVSEEMPEQCCTDKECQKEEETASESRSRSSDPKSPEGLESGQETSSSLPSIFQPSQINHTSSGISEQPEEAAGGQRETSEDDNERSEGALLPRAESCLAFDFEQLAQEERINHLRAQLRQKEAALSIFHLKPTDQI, from the exons ATGGAGAACTTTGTGGTTTACATTCCCAAGGAAGCATGTGTCAAAAACATGCCTCTGCAGTCCCTGTCCAGCTCCACAGCCAGGAAGATCAGTGTCGCTCTGTTTCCGCATGGATCAGAGAAACAGGTGCCGCAGACGGTGACGCGGATCTGTCCGGTTGAGCTGCGGGAGAAAGAAGTGGCTGTGGGCAAGGACCGCAGAGAACCGGTCCCACTGAGCCAGAGGGAGCTGGTTTCCAAAATAACTCCAGGTCAGTTTTCACTGCCTGTTGTGAGTTCCAGCAAAACTGCCTTTAAGGCCTTAAGAAGGATCTTAAAAGAACATAAGCCTGAAATACAGTTTTCGGGGCTGGACAGTGAAGCTGCCTCTCTGCCCAGCATCAGGAATTCTGATGTTCGGCGAAATGCCATCATTCTGTATAACGGCCAGATCTTCCTCTCAGTGAGGCGAGTGAGATTACAGAACTCTCCCTCAGCACCTCCAGCTGTGTGTCCTGTTTCTCCCAGTCAACAGAACCAGATTAACACATCTAGATGTCAAGCACAAGCACTCCTGGAAACGTCACCCAGACCACAACAGAGCAAG AGTCAGGATGTTCAGACTCCAGTCAGAGATCTTGATATTAACACTCTTCTGAACAAAGTCTCTGAAGAAATGCCTGAACAATGCTGTACAGACAAAGAATGTCAAAAG GAAGAGGAGACAGCCTCAGAGTCCAGGTCACGGAGTAGCGACCCTAAATCTCCTGAGGGTCTGGAGTCTGGTCAGGAGACGTCTAGTTCCCTGCCTAGTATCTTCCAGCCGTCCCAGATCAACCACACATCTTCTGGCATCTCAGAACAGCCCGAAGAAGCAGCAGGAGGACAAAGAGAGACATCTGAGGATGACAATGAGCGTTCAGAGGGCGCGTTACTCCCCAGGGCTGAGAGCTGTCTTGCATTTGATTTTGAACAGTTGGCCCAGGAGGAGAGAATCAACCACCTACGAGCTCAGCTGAGACAGAAGGAAGCCGCACTCAGCATCTTCCACTTGAAGCCGACGGATCAGATTTAG